GttcttgcttgtgtgtgtgtgtgtgtgtacttgtttaGAGTGGAGACACAGGCCATCTCAGAAGAAAGAGTTATCTATCAACTGCAACACAAAAATCactggaaagaaagagaggaatgaTGTGAGTTTTCACTGGATACGTTCTGTTCTCTTTAGATTTCGGCGtagatcaaatgtttttatgtgtgcGTGCATATTCATAAGGAATAACAAATACAGGATGAAGGCATCTCTGCCGATTTCGGAGCTCAAACCAGCGCCGTTACCCTGATGGAGACATGCGTTCATCGTGAATAATCGTGAAATGTTATTTGGTACCAGCATGAGCTCCAAATATCAGGACAGTATGAACCCAACctatgaaaatataaaaaaaattaaattttaaatcTGAATCTAGATTTCgcactttaaatttttttatttaatcaaacATGTTCATGGGTTTCCAGTTAGTGTTCCAGCCACCTCACAAACACACTATTCAGCTGAAATATTTTAATGAAATTCAAATCTTGCACTCTGAGCTTTTTTAATAAGCAGTATTTTTGTCATGGGCTAAAATTCTCTTCTCTGCAGGATCCAGAAAAAGGCGTCAGAAAGGCACACAGGAGTTGTGACGAGGACCGGACACAACACCGGGCTCTCTGCCGAGCAGCCGCCGGACACCAGACGAGGACAGTTCAGAGCAAACCCTCAGAGGGTCCCTAAGAGCACCTGCTCCTCCAGACCCCGATGACCCTTTCCTAATCGGCCCCAGTGAGAACTCCCTCTCTTGTGCTTACCTAAATATTATAAAAGTAATAATTTGAGAGTTTCTGTTTCACACAAGGGCGATGCCGGTTGCTGACGAATGTATCTTTGTATTTATTATCTGGTGTGCTCTGACATTGTTTACACTCTACAGCCAGGGGGTAACAAAGTGATGGTAGTTCCACTATTCCACAACAAAGTGGTTTCACATTGAGTGGATATTTAGATTgggataaaatatatataccacATCTGCACCAGTTTACTAATGTTCAGATGTCAGTTGGACAGTTAGTTGTCCTACAAAGCTCTGTGCAGTGTACCTGAAAGATGCTGTGTTTCAGACTCACAGCAGACATTATGAAGATGAGTTAACGCAGGAAAAGATGCAATGAATAACACAAATGGTGCCTCAATACTATTTTGGATATCAAGTAAGGATTGCTCTTTGGCTaactgtacacaacttgtagaCATGCAGCCTGCAACCAGGGTTGAGAGTTGAGCCTGAAGTAAGCCCTGGCCATGAGCCAGCATGCTCAACTTCAAGACTCAGGGACCAAACTACCTACTGGAATGCAGTGATGATTAAAATAGATGAATTACTCCTCAAAATGTCTCCTGTGGAAAGGATCTGTTATTTATTCAGCTGTGAGTGTTGTTCCATTTGTCGACGGTTCAATCTCTACTTTGAGGGTGAAGTTCTACATTGAATTAGTCTTTTGCGTCAAATTGATGTGCCTTGTTCATTGCCACCAGAACAGGTGTATTGGCacaagttaattttttttaaataggaaATGTACACATTTTAGTGAAGGACAGTGTGCTTACTTTTTCAGAAATGTTAATATGCAGCTTGAGATTTGAGTTACAGTGAGTCTGCTGCCTTTAATATATGTCCTAGTGTCTTGCGATCACATgtacgtttttattttattttttagagactttggacctgttttgtatgttatttatttgtatgttgtgtgtaaTAAATGTTTCTTAAAACAGAACTGACGACGCTTTACTcacccgactatttgtggtttaatccCATCAGTTCTCCCCATTCCTCCTGCTGATGGCTCTGTTTATTCATTCCTCTtcaagctgctcagccattggtcctccttaagctgctcagtcattggtcctccttaagctgcttagccattggtcctccttaagctgcttagccattggtcctccttaAACTGCTCAGTCATTGGTCCTCTTtaagctgctcagccattggtcttccttaagctgctcagccattggtcctcttcaAGCTGATCAGCCATTGGTCTTCTTCCTGTTTTAAAGTCATTATTCAAGaggcaacatttaaaaagaatttcAGGTCGGACAGCGATGGAAAATATTAAGgaacaattaaaacacacatatgCAAAAGAGGCTGTATATATACAGCCTATTTTTGACTTAtaaatattctttattatttaataattataaataaattataattctaaagaaaattataaataaaataaaaattatggatgaaataaaaacaaacatgcaaaataggctgtgtgtatatacaggactgtctcagaaaattagaatattgtgatgaagttctttattttctgtaatgcaaataaaaaaaaaaaaatgtcatgcattctggatttgcacaaatcaactgaaatatttttaaatacacttattATGATTTGTTTGTTACATCAgaataagaaaactcaaatataatATCCTATCTAGGGTATATAACAAATCAAATGaaagtagggtattaaacaaatcttgacaaacactcagctgttataaatctttttttacttgggtctgaaaaaataaaaaattttttatagatttttttttttttttttttaagctgtatAACATAatagcaataaaataaaaaaaaaatgcaatatttcatttgatttgatttgaaatgaaatgcattttttttttttttttttttttttttaaaaaataaagaaaataaagaactttatcacaatattctaattttctgagacagtcctgtatatatacacagcctattttgcatatttgtgtttttatttatgtatatatatacctctgtgtgtattagggctgcaacaacgaatcgataaaaatatattataaaaatactTGGCAACGAAtgtcattatcgattcgttatGTCGTGCGATTATTACCTGGAATTTGCTCTGAAGTTTGTAAAGGTCAACACTTAATTAAAACCGTTACAGActccgaccagcagggggcgctgccgCGCGTATGTTCTCACCTTTTACACAGACAACATCCGCCCCCCCGGCTCTCGTTGGTCTCTGGCGCTATGTGCAGTGATTTGAATAGATCGCTATCTCTCAGCTGACTTCACACGGGATGGAAGAGGAGCCGGACGTCGGTGTTCCTTCGCGGACGGAGAGGAAAGCGCTGGAAAAGGCCAAAATACTTGAACGAGAAAGCGAGAGGAAGCTCATTAGACTGGTAAGACGAGGCGACAACACACGCGGAGCCTGTTTCTGCAGCTAGCTGGTGGAAGTAGCGTTAGCAGCTCGTCACTGTGTGCATACAGTGAACTCGGGCTTGCTGAGTCTTGACCAGGTGTCTGTCCTGTGAACGGAAGGTCGGACGGGTCCTGAAGAAGCCGGAAGCCGAGCGGTCGGAGGAGGAAGCCGCCGTGTTGCTGCTGCACAGAGACACGGTGGAGGAGCTCCGCAAGAGACAAGTCCGCACGAATGTGCTCaagaggaagcaggaggaggtgagacaggcgCTCCCAATGGCGGCTAGGTGTTTTAGGGGGATCATAACATGATGGGGAACGAAGCAAGACAGGGTTGTTTCAGTGTATTTGATACATAAACCACTGTGGCCCCCAGGGTCCTGCCCAAACCCTGAAATCTATGTTAACACTAACATTAAACTGGAAGCTAAACGTAATTATGACACTGCCCGAACACAAAACAAGTCCTCAAGGTTGAGTGATTATGCAGGGTTCATATTTCAAGGCCCTTTACATTTTAGGTACATATATGTACGTATACGGGTGTGGGACATTGATTTTAATCATATgtgttttgtatatatgtgtgagcCGAGGCAGTGGCTTAAAGAAGGGAACACATCAGGGTAAGAAAAACTAACATACGTTTGTGTTTTAACCTGAAAACATGTGCTTTCCTTGTGTTCTCTGCAGCAGTACGATGATGCGGATGAGCTGAAGAGCAAAGTCAAGCAGCTGGCCGCGGCAGTCGAGCAAGCGAAACACCTGGTGATATACACCGGAGCCGGCATCAGCACGGTACGCCTTAACCCCGCTGCTCcggtttcctttttgttttaaacatcACAGGACTGATGCTGTGTTTCCTTTCAGGCTGCGTCTATCCCAGACTACAGGGGCCCCAATGGGGTGTGGACACAGCTGCAGAAGGGCCGGACCATCAGGTGAGATatgtcgtctctctctctctctcggttgaGTGGACCAAACTCCAACtgctattattttttaatttgtttctctTTACAAACAGTTCGTCCGACCTGAGTAAAGCTGAGCCGACCCTCACGCACATCTGCATTCGAATGCTTCATAAGGAAAAGCTGGTACGTGAGCCCTAGATAAAATGACTTGTTCTGGTACGTGTTGTTTTGGTATTCACACGGCTGGAATATTAtactttttgtgtgtctttttttaaaggtaaagcATGTTGTTTCTCAAAACTGTGATGGGCTTCACGTGCGTAGCGGTCTACCAAGACACGCCCTGTCTGAGCTTCATGGAAACATGTTTATCGAGGTGAGACGCGCACATACActgcctttttattattttatagtcACACACTTGCACAGCGCTGCTGTCCTCTGAAATGAAAGACCCCCACCTCCTAGATATCCCTACACGTAGAAACATAATGCAGTTACATGGAAATTGTCAATTAACCTACATTCCTGAGATTCTGGATTGTCCACCGTCCTAGAAGACTGTTCTCCAAGTTCCcctgactttttttatttttattttctccatctcgtctctaggTGTGTACGTCCTGCTCCCCGGTCAGGGAGTGCGTCCGTTTATTTGACGTGACGGAGCGGACGTCGCTGCACCGCCACGGGACGGGCCGCAGGTGCAGCGACTGTCGCGGTGAACTTAAGGACACCATCGTGCACTTCGGTGAACGCGGTACCCTGGAGCAACCTCTCAACTGGAAGGGAGCTGCGGAAGCGGCGGACATGGCAGATGTTATCCTCTGCTTAGGCTCCAGTCTTAAAGTAGGTTTTTATAAACCACAGTGTGTCTGTACGCATTTGAATTTGGTAATctgaaaaaaaagtttgttgCAGTGCATTGTCCCTCTGGTATTCATCCGGTTAATAAGATATTTAGATTAATGCATTGAAGTGTAAATTGTTATTTtatatgatttgtatttgatggCTTATTAGCTCGAggcatcttctctctcttctcgtcCAGGTATTGAAGAAATACGCCTGTCTCTGGTGCATGAACAGACCAGCAAGCAAAAGACCCAAACTCTACATTGTCAACCTCCAGGTACACTTAGTTTTTTCAGATTTTAGGTGAATAAAATACAAGTGAATTTGAATAACATGCTAATTAAGAGCTGGCGGCTCAGTTGCTGATTATGTGGCTGCATTTTCTTTCGTTCCAGTGGACGCCAAAAGATGACCTGGCTGTGCTAAAAATTCATGGcaagtgtgatgatgtcatgagccTCCTTATGAAGGAGCTCGGCGTTCAGATTCCTGTGTATGACCGGTAAGGACCTTTTTGTAATTAAGTTATTACACCTAGTATACACAGTTACtgtagtattattattactacataTTTAGtgtattattgattattatacATTTCTACTAAAAACATTCAATGGCTGTTCTCTTAGCAAAGGATACAGACATGCTAGGCTTTTTTTAGAAATACTAGTAAAAGACAAAAGGTTCAGGAACTTGaaactttaatttaaaatgtttggcGTTTGGAATATCCCCATTATACACTCTCACGGAAAATATAAAGATTAGTCCAACACTTTGACTCCAAGCTCAGTTTTCCTTCATTCGGTCTCATCAGGGCGGAGGACCCCATCTTCAGTCTAGCCACATCGTTGCTGTCGGAAGAGGTCAACAGCCACACTCGTGAGGTCATATCTCCCCACGATGGGCAGGAGGTCTGCTCGCCTGGACCTGGAGACCGGGCAGAAGAAGCCGCGGCTGTGCAGGGCGGCTGGTTCGGACGAGGCTACGgcaaagggaggaagaagaagaagagagccgCGTAGTCGAGGGAACTTTACAGGCCGCTTGGTCGAGTAAAAAGTTGAGTCCCATGATGAGGACGAGATGGACTTTAGAGTGCTGTTATGTGCATTGGTATCATTTAGTCACATGCAATGCATGTGTGGGCGTGGAAAGGGCAACATAATTCTGATGATCTGTCATTTGGAAATATGCTGCGTTGGTAGCGCCAGGTATTATCCCAGCACGGAGCCAGAGTGCCAAACCATAGAACAATATTCTATATAAACATAATATTATTAAGTGGCAATAAGATGTTCTCAAAAGTGCTGAAAGAAGGTTTTGAAACCACttctgcattattattattatttgttcagCTGACACTGTACAGTCGGTATGTTTACAAACTTGTATTTTCAACAGCCTCCAGTTTGAATAAGTCCAAGTGGTTTGAGTATAAGTTAGACGTATATGGGCTTTACTCTACCGGTGTCCATAGTAACAGTTACTGTGTTATCAAACCTGTGTTACTTATagtcaaatatatttttgtagTCTTTTTTTCAGACTTTTACAACTTATTGTTGAATGTATCTTTTTTTGGGACATGGCTcgtttcttttgtttattttacttAAATTATTTCCAGAAGTCGCCACCCTTCATATC
The nucleotide sequence above comes from Pseudoliparis swirei isolate HS2019 ecotype Mariana Trench chromosome 24, NWPU_hadal_v1, whole genome shotgun sequence. Encoded proteins:
- the sirt7 gene encoding NAD-dependent protein deacetylase sirtuin-7 codes for the protein MEEEPDVGVPSRTERKALEKAKILERESERKLIRLVGRVLKKPEAERSEEEAAVLLLHRDTVEELRKRQVRTNVLKRKQEEQYDDADELKSKVKQLAAAVEQAKHLVIYTGAGISTAASIPDYRGPNGVWTQLQKGRTISSSDLSKAEPTLTHICIRMLHKEKLVKHVVSQNCDGLHVRSGLPRHALSELHGNMFIEVCTSCSPVRECVRLFDVTERTSLHRHGTGRRCSDCRGELKDTIVHFGERGTLEQPLNWKGAAEAADMADVILCLGSSLKVLKKYACLWCMNRPASKRPKLYIVNLQWTPKDDLAVLKIHGKCDDVMSLLMKELGVQIPVYDRAEDPIFSLATSLLSEEVNSHTREVISPHDGQEVCSPGPGDRAEEAAAVQGGWFGRGYGKGRKKKKRAA